In a single window of the Raphanus sativus cultivar WK10039 chromosome 9, ASM80110v3, whole genome shotgun sequence genome:
- the LOC108825081 gene encoding LOW QUALITY PROTEIN: putative pectinesterase/pectinesterase inhibitor 38 (The sequence of the model RefSeq protein was modified relative to this genomic sequence to represent the inferred CDS: deleted 1 base in 1 codon; substituted 1 base at 1 genomic stop codon): MIPTDGFVRNSSKYAYSDDILTNLSVSIPMFSCSAHPSQCKTFVIQQKPIESAKEYLKVSMERTLDGVVKAKKDTYTLREQFDSKQLEKGAWEDCMELYDRTIQRLNQSASCPEEDVCSRSDVQAWLSTALTNLGTCREGMSELDFSSDSLQGITIDVTNALAISKVRDGGGKRXRFCWGIRDIRRSRRSPDAMVAQDGSGDYKTIQEAVDGAGERTRGSKRYVIHVKAGVYQEYVKVGIKSHINIMIIGDGIGKTIITGDKSKGRGFSTLKSATLGIVIQNSVVRAAPGAQLEGGVRTYLGRPWGCYAMTVVIGTFLGPLIELKGWMDWGSQTALTTLYYGEYRNSGPGSGTTNRVIWTRFHVISGIDEARQFTLHNFIDAVSWLPSTKVPFTTHLQTLM; encoded by the exons atgATACCGACGGACGGTTTCGTCAGAAATTCGTCAAAATATGCCTATTCCGATGACATTCTGACGAATTTGTCCGTCAGTATCcccatgttttcttgtagtgcgcACCCCAGTCAATGCAAGACATTTGTGATTCAACAGAAACCTATAGAAAGCGCCAAAGAGTACCTCAAGGTGTCCATGGAACGAACACTAGATGGTGTCGTGAAAGCCAAGAAGGACACCTACACTCTAAGGGAACAGTTTGATTCAAAGCAACTTGAAAAGGGAGCTTGGGAGGATTGTATGGAATTGTACGACCGAACCATCCAAAGGCTTAACCAGAGCGCGTCGTGTCCCGAGGAGGACGTGTGCTCTAGATCGGATGTGCAGGCGTGGCTCAGCACCGCACTGACCAACCTAGGAACTTGTCGGGAAGGGATGTCAGAGCTAGATTTCTCGTCTGATTCTTTGCAGGGAATCACCATTGATGTCACTAACGCCTTGGCCATTAGCAAGGTAC GGGATGGAGGAGGCAAACGGTAGCGGTTTTGTTGGGGCATTAGGGATAttagaagaagcagaagatcaCCGGATGCAATGGTGGCTCAAGATGGCTCAGGGGACTACAAAACCATACAAGAGGCGGTGGATGGTGCTGGAGAGAGGACAAGGGGAAGCAAAAGGTACGTCATACACGTCAAAGCAGGTGTTTATCAGGAATATGTCAAAGTGGGAATTAAATCCCAT ATTAACATCATGATCATCGGAGACGGTATCGGCAAAACCATCATCACCGGCGACAAAAGCAAAGGCCGAGGATTTTCCACTCTCAAATCCGCCACGCTCG GAATCGTGATACAGAACTCGGTGGTGAGAGCAGCTCCGGGGGCACAACTGGAAGGAGGCGTGAGGACGTACCTGGGCCGTCCATGGGGCTGTTATGCTATGACGGTGGTGATAGGGACGTTCCTTGGTCCTTTGATCGAACTCAAAGGATGGATGGACTGGGGTAGCCAGACAGCGCTTACCACTTTGTATTATGGGGAGTATAGAAACTCTGGTCCGGGTTCGGGTACAACAAACCGGGTTATTTGGACCAGGTTTCATGTGATATCAGGTATTGATGAAGCCCGTCAGTTTACGTTACACAACTTCATCGACGCTGTTTCTTGGCTCCCCTCTACTAAAGTCCCTTTCACCACCCATCTCCAAACACTTATGTAA
- the LOC108825569 gene encoding axial regulator YABBY 3 isoform X2: MSSMSMSSSSAPTYPPDHISSSDQLCYVHCSFCDTVLAVSVPPSSLFKTVTVRCGHCSNLLSVTVNMRALLLPSVSNIGHSYLPSPSPPPPNLLEEMRNGGQNINMNMMMNHQPAAHHSNESFVMATRNGRVDLQEMPRPPPANRPPEKRQRVPSAYNRFIKEEIQRIKAGNPDISHREAFSAAAKNWAHFPHIHFGLMPDHPPTKKANVRQQEGEEVMMGREGFYGSAANVGVTHN; encoded by the exons ATGTCGAGCATGTCGATGTCGTCCTCCTCAGCTCCAACTTATCCACCGGACCACATCTCATCTTCAGACCAGCTCTGTTACGTCCATTGCAGCTTCTGCGACACCGTCCTAGCT GTAAGTGTTCCACCGAGTAGTTTGTTCAAGACCGTAACGGTGAGATGCGGCCACTGCTCAAATCTTTTGTCGGTGACTGTGAACATGAgagctcttcttcttccctccGTTTCAAACATTGGCCATTCGTATCtaccttctccttctcctcctcctcccaatCTCTTG GAGGAGATGCGAAACGGAGGACAGAATATAAACATGAACATGATGATGAACCACCAGCCAGCAGCTCACCATTCCAATGAGTCTTTCGTTATGGCCACTCGCAACGGAAGAGTCGATCTGCAGGAAATGCCTCGCCCACCACCAGCCAATAGAC CCCCAGAGAAGCGACAAAGAGTACCATCTGCTTACAACCGATTCATCAA GGAGGAGATCCAACGTATAAAGGCAGGAAACCCTGATATCAGCCACAGAGAGGCCTTCAGTGCTGCTGCCAAAAAT TGGGCTCATTTTCCTCACATACACTTTGGTCTCATGCCTGATCATCCTCCTACCAAGAAGGCTAACGTGCGCCAGCAG GAAGGAGAGGAAGTGATGATGGGAAGAGAAGGGTTCTACGGCTCAGCTGCAAATGTTGGAGTGACCCATAACTAG
- the LOC108825569 gene encoding axial regulator YABBY 3 isoform X1 — protein sequence MSSMSMSSSSAPTYPPDHISSSDQLCYVHCSFCDTVLAVSVPPSSLFKTVTVRCGHCSNLLSVTVNMRALLLPSVSNIGHSYLPSPSPPPPNLLEEMRNGGQNINMNMMMNHQPAAHHSNESFVMATRNGRVDLQEMPRPPPANRPAPEKRQRVPSAYNRFIKEEIQRIKAGNPDISHREAFSAAAKNWAHFPHIHFGLMPDHPPTKKANVRQQEGEEVMMGREGFYGSAANVGVTHN from the exons ATGTCGAGCATGTCGATGTCGTCCTCCTCAGCTCCAACTTATCCACCGGACCACATCTCATCTTCAGACCAGCTCTGTTACGTCCATTGCAGCTTCTGCGACACCGTCCTAGCT GTAAGTGTTCCACCGAGTAGTTTGTTCAAGACCGTAACGGTGAGATGCGGCCACTGCTCAAATCTTTTGTCGGTGACTGTGAACATGAgagctcttcttcttccctccGTTTCAAACATTGGCCATTCGTATCtaccttctccttctcctcctcctcccaatCTCTTG GAGGAGATGCGAAACGGAGGACAGAATATAAACATGAACATGATGATGAACCACCAGCCAGCAGCTCACCATTCCAATGAGTCTTTCGTTATGGCCACTCGCAACGGAAGAGTCGATCTGCAGGAAATGCCTCGCCCACCACCAGCCAATAGAC CAGCCCCAGAGAAGCGACAAAGAGTACCATCTGCTTACAACCGATTCATCAA GGAGGAGATCCAACGTATAAAGGCAGGAAACCCTGATATCAGCCACAGAGAGGCCTTCAGTGCTGCTGCCAAAAAT TGGGCTCATTTTCCTCACATACACTTTGGTCTCATGCCTGATCATCCTCCTACCAAGAAGGCTAACGTGCGCCAGCAG GAAGGAGAGGAAGTGATGATGGGAAGAGAAGGGTTCTACGGCTCAGCTGCAAATGTTGGAGTGACCCATAACTAG
- the LOC108825569 gene encoding axial regulator YABBY 3 isoform X3 codes for MSSMSMSSSSAPTYPPDHISSSDQLCYVHCSFCDTVLAVSVPPSSLFKTVTVRCGHCSNLLSVTVNMRALLLPSVSNIGHSYLPSPSPPPPNLLEEMRNGGQNINMNMMMNHQPAAHHSNESFVMATRNGRVDLQEMPRPPPANRPAPEKRQRVPSAYNRFIKEEIQRIKAGNPDISHREAFSAAAKNWAHFPHIHFGLMPDHPPTKKANVRQQERK; via the exons ATGTCGAGCATGTCGATGTCGTCCTCCTCAGCTCCAACTTATCCACCGGACCACATCTCATCTTCAGACCAGCTCTGTTACGTCCATTGCAGCTTCTGCGACACCGTCCTAGCT GTAAGTGTTCCACCGAGTAGTTTGTTCAAGACCGTAACGGTGAGATGCGGCCACTGCTCAAATCTTTTGTCGGTGACTGTGAACATGAgagctcttcttcttccctccGTTTCAAACATTGGCCATTCGTATCtaccttctccttctcctcctcctcccaatCTCTTG GAGGAGATGCGAAACGGAGGACAGAATATAAACATGAACATGATGATGAACCACCAGCCAGCAGCTCACCATTCCAATGAGTCTTTCGTTATGGCCACTCGCAACGGAAGAGTCGATCTGCAGGAAATGCCTCGCCCACCACCAGCCAATAGAC CAGCCCCAGAGAAGCGACAAAGAGTACCATCTGCTTACAACCGATTCATCAA GGAGGAGATCCAACGTATAAAGGCAGGAAACCCTGATATCAGCCACAGAGAGGCCTTCAGTGCTGCTGCCAAAAAT TGGGCTCATTTTCCTCACATACACTTTGGTCTCATGCCTGATCATCCTCCTACCAAGAAGGCTAACGTGCGCCAGCAG GAGAGGAAGTGA
- the LOC108826753 gene encoding uncharacterized protein LOC108826753 yields MVETERASQSQSQPLSDDGDSTGASTNLSRLQINEIVEKAVPKRKGDRLVGLARRASSYPTSSSQAPYADPMILEELHDKDERIVALEQQNATILTENQTILAELASQKKTTQRSWRS; encoded by the exons ATGGTGGAAACTGAAAGAGCATCTCAGTCTCAGTCTCAGCCTCTCTCTGATGACGGTGATTCTACAGGAGCGTCAACCAACTTGTCTCGATTGCAAATCAATGAGATTGTTGAAAag gcCGTTCCTAAAAGGAAAGGAGACCGTTTAGTTGGGCTGGCCCGCCGTGCTTCTTCGTATCCGACATCTTCTTCGCAAGCTCCGTATGCCGATCCCATGATTCTCGAGGAGCTGCATGACAAAGATGAACGGATTGTGGCATTGGAGCAGCAAAACGCCACTATCCTTACCGAGAACCAAACCATCCTTGCTGAGCTGGCATCGCAAAAGAAGACCACGCAGAGATCATGGAGAAGCTAA